In Larimichthys crocea isolate SSNF unplaced genomic scaffold, L_crocea_2.0 scaffold495, whole genome shotgun sequence, the following are encoded in one genomic region:
- the LOC109143167 gene encoding mitogen-activated protein kinase HOG1, which translates to MENYLKLSVIGKGTYGTVYKVKCRTTGKEFALKHHSDKVQDTTVRELSCLTALKGHLHVVYMHDCFVSDGRVAMLLSYVPYTLSGVIHNGHGLNMCHESGQVKQLIPLSFVAHFSRQVAHALSYMHALNMVHRDLTPFNVLLTEDLTVKLADMGLSRQASKWMSPNLVTEAYRAPELFDQCERYCLEYTCAIDMWSLGVTIADAMEGKVVFYKRVDQHQETIPTYEIIVKTLGPKDRSCTAIASWGPDTIMPSVMKCTLVKRIVLGLLAFRDTERPLAHELLRDAEWAHVSHMNEEDRVMVIDQIRKGEK; encoded by the coding sequence ATGGAGAATTACCTGAAACTGTCTGTCATCGGGAAAGGTACCTACGGAACTGTATACAAAGTCAAATGTAGGACCACCGGAAAGGAGTTCGCATTGAAGCATCACAGTGACAAGGTACAGGATACGACCGTAAGAGAGCTCTCCTGTCTCACAGCACTCAAGGGTCACCTGCATGTGGTTTATATGCATGACTGCTTCGTCAGCGATGGAAGGGTAGCCATGCTCCTGTCCTACGTGCCGTACACCTTGAGTGGAGTCATTCACAATGGACATGGTCTGAACATGTGCCACGAGTCAGGCCAAGTGAAACAGTTGATCCCATTGAGTTTTGTGGCTCATTTTTCTCGCCAAGTGGCTCATGCTCTGTCTTACATGCACGCACTGAACATGGTGCACAGGGACTTGACACCTTTCAACGTGCTACTGACAGAAGATCTCACGGTCAAACTGGCCGACATGGGCCTCTCGAGACAAGCCTCGAAATGGATGAGTCCCAATTTAGTCACGGAGGCGTACAGGGCCCCGGAGCTATTTGATCAGTGCGAGAGATACTGCCTAGAGTACACTTGTGCTATAGACATGTGGAGCCTGGGGGTGACGATAGCCGACGCGATGGAAGGGAAAGTGGTATTCTACAAGCGCGTAGATCAGCACCAAGAGACTATCCCCACGTACGAGATCATCGTCAAGACTCTGGGTCCCAAAGACCGTTCGTGTACAGCAATTGCATCCTGGGGTCCTGACACCATTATGCCCAGTGTGATGAAGTGTACACTCGTGAAAAGGATCGTCTTGGGACTGCTGGCTTTCCGTGACACTGAGAGACCTCTCGCTCATGAGCTGCTGAGGGACGCAGAATGGGCACATGTTTCTCATATGAACGAGGAAGACCGAGTCATGGTCATAGACCAGATTCGGAAAGGTGAAAAGTGA